The Drosophila nasuta strain 15112-1781.00 chromosome 2L, ASM2355853v1, whole genome shotgun sequence genome window below encodes:
- the LOC132799017 gene encoding ral GTPase-activating protein subunit beta isoform X3 produces the protein MYSEWASLSTQISANSCGAQCFSVLNKFPASAGREVVISVVKQLGTNLGITQNAEPSHLVKDEEVKWCMDVICFGLSLPLQEHETIKDCVNVYCEWLTALHPQPRISVPKPICEDANLYARQIINHFHNLFVPRQGESSDTIKRQAVLCHRVLRTLQQTAQISQQMDRQTWDTLLLFLLAINEILLAPPTVKDDVGDQLCERVISVLFEVWLLACVRCFPSPSLWKTLQESCAMWRHRVALVDQWNRVNLALTARLLEFSYGPDFTQLKIADEDSQLIPAGMSNDCVAQTWYRFLRMIGNPTALCSPHLISKSSHFVQWALTHEKGAETHQHPCLQMLPQIFLNAIKGISSQVDAFLGVYQPAANQQDNVVTNLLEIRHSLNEATSSTLQQFIHSSSVSNISTQQAGQQQHPHPHHHHHLPHLHLHGAGSFLRDNFVSSSASSALNAIMGHHHQQQPQTQATAVAAAQTQGHLSHGHASPTNVCHGPSTSTVPVGSVSAGGSHSAGVVGCISFTPAEPMLMPLANSTSNSSCVTPTPPLQRRLAKSFSVAPSITQQKGLSKTALISLTRSSANAAAPTTPTSGPPSSSSINSLPSIGTEVRTTLSVARPKCNSILHLFGEWLFEAAHIGGDTWLQNRKRQACEASKRPSSMIMENRKGSISLSQPNSLNDPSSLPPTLTIDKYESGRAEAIGTLCKIFCAKKTGEEILPVYLARFYMALQQCLKITESKECDETLASILLHSADLFRLDLDGINVLLPGYIAALEIVLPDKDLKLKTQATAFNRTDLRRSAINILLSIMVLPLHYHNLPIRNLTSDSNEKPLTFIQLKARLMNILMNALQVETDAQNTHMLLGGLLLCVQDAVTFEECELSGNEHLSGQTGQNHEDNLLSSACSERSASLVSGTVSFGGQTPAMSSRDTASAHEYPSLTISDDISVDFTHDFESIASYDNAHALFVRATYLVCHRLISSWKTDLNVSLAALELLSGLARLHIRETDSLVKIVEPSQNLTIISTDALECKRAVKWICDYICYQCSRPPPAHSKDLHSTIVAAFQCTAAWLMQHPYLLQDKDCLQTVLEVVELGISGTKSQSKNGDLPKFKDEKELKPASMRVRDAAENLLTIILEQVGYFPSECGPESISSLLNELALIKHCTHPTGDGSVGVCNTEQAISKFKYFVTENSTILALLEEPLGNDQDPQPTITLLIRGPFGRHAWTMQLRHLPRSKSGIKYHAVNPGRPIPLNDITQRPECEQKNFPEGVDKVQPCVADYSIPTIEQIREQYGASIIGDLEAMLENQSIHEKLAWAESDNSMDSLSHAQECIPPAVCHEFHAARLFLSHFGFLNFEIRNPQNPNESLGAPPQRPLIVLDTTASAFAADLENLDKLSARTHDTVYVFYVKAGQTSASQIIGNMAEDQTYDSHFANMLQTLGWPVQVADHSGWTGFVHNSWSLKNTTESTDRNQSNVSNELSYNGAQHVLYWADVSAEIAFVVPNAWNMRYNSDIDSCSLSSNISDQSTASNVWMRGEDTGPLKSKPRNLSLELDTGSRNKEPIPPTRRKGTVSKPVLLAQAPTKIFLVWLESFEDYLNFPVEDLLAYARTGEELHSMQMPKAADCHVIFVHSLQSGLLRVKLLGPSGRMSFATPLVDGMVLSRRIVGNLVRQTALNISRRRRLDNDNYQPPHVRRRLKVQDIVQKYKMDLTEAELLAHLFHRSI, from the exons ATGTACTCTGAGTGGGCTTCGCTGTCAACCCAGATTAGTGCCAATAGCTGTGGTGCGCAATGCTTTAGTGTTTTAAATAAGTTTCCCGCATCTGCTGGACGGGAAGTGGTTATATCTGTGGTAAAACAATTAGGCACAAATTTGGGAATCACGCAAAATGCAGAACCTAGCCACTTGGTCAAGGATGAAGAG GTCAAATGGTGCATGGATGTCATTTGCTTTGGCCTCTCGTTGCCACTTCAGGAGCATGAAACCATCAAGGATTGCGTCAATGTTTATTGCGAGTGGTTGACGGCTTTGCATCCGCAGCCTCGCATTAGCGTTCCCAAACCCATTTGTGAGGATGCGAATCTCTATGCCAGACAAATCATAAATCATTTCCACAATCTCTTTGTGCCGCGCCAGGGTGAAA GCAGTGACACCATCAAGCGTCAGGCTGTCCTTTGTCATCGCGTGCTGCGAACTCTTCAGCAAACTGCTCAAATATCACAGCAAATGGATCGTCAGACTTGGGACAcactgctgctgttcctgttGGCCATCAATGAGATTCTATTGGCGCCACCAACGGTGAAAGATGATGTTGGCGACCAGTTATGCGAACGAGTGATCTCTGTGCTCTTCGAGGTTTGGTTGTTGGCCTGCGTGCGCTGCTTTCCATCGCCCTCGTTGTGGAAGACCTTGCAGGAGTCATGTGCTATGTGGCGTCACCGCGTTGCTCTGGTGGATCAATGGAACCGTGTCAATTTGGCATTAACGGCACGTTTGCTTGAGTTCAGTTACGGACCCGATTTTACTCAACTCAAGATTG CCGACGAGGATAGTCAGCTTATACCTGCGGGCATGTCAAACGACTGTGTGGCCCAGACTTGGTATCGCTTCCTGCGCATGATCGGCAATCCCACCGCACTATGTTCTCCGCATTTGATTAGCAAGTCCTCGCACTTTGTGCAATGGGCGCTGACTCATGAGAAGGGCGCCGAAACACATCAACATCCGTGCCTGCAAATGCTGCCGCAGATCTTTCTCAATGCTATTAAGGGAATCTCCAGTCAAGTTGATGCATTTTTGG GCGTTTATCAGCCAGCAGCTAATCAGCAGGACAACGTAGTTACGAATCTGCTTGAGATACGGCACTCCCTCAACGAGGCCACCTCGTCCACGCTTCAGCAATTCATACACTCGAGCAGCGTTTCAAATATTAGCACTCAACAAgctggacagcagcagcatccgcatccgcatcatcaccatcatcttccgcatttgcatttacatgGCGCCGGTAGTTTTCTGCGCGACAACTTTGTCAGCAGCTCGGCTAGTTCTGCTTTAAATGCCATCATGGGCcaccatcatcagcagcaaccacaaacccaggcaacagcagtagcagcagcacaaACTCAAGGGCATCTCAGCCATGGCCATGCTTCTCCCACCAACGTTTGCCACGGACCATCAACGTCAACAGTCCCTGTAGGCAGCGTAAGTGCAGGTGGCAGCCACTCAGCTGGCGTGGTAGGCTGCATTTCGTTCACTCCAGCTGAGCCAATGCTAATGCCATTGGCGAACTCGactagcaacagcagctgtgtGACGCCAACGCCGCCTCTTCAGCGTCGCTTAGCCAAAAGTTTCAGCGTAGCTCCGTCTATAACGCAGCAGAAGG GCTTAAGCAAAACTGCGCTTATCAGTCTAACACGCAGTTCGGCGAATGCGGCGGCCCCCACAACGCCAACTTCAGGTCCGCCCTCATCGAGCAGCATCAATT CGTTGCCATCCATTGGAACTGAAGTTCGGACGACGTTGTCTGTGGCTCGTCCAAAGTGCAACAGTATTCTGCATTTATTTGGCGAGTGGTTGTTCGAGGCAGCGCACATAGGCGGCGACACTTGGTTACAGAACCGTAAGA GACAAGCATGTGAAGCCAGCAAGCGACCGTCATCAATGATAATGGAAAATCGCAAGGGCTCAATATCGCTTTCACAACCAAATTCACTGAACGACCCGTCATCATTGCCGCCCACTCTGACCATAGACAAGTATGAATCTGGCCGTGCTGAAGCTATCGGCACTCTGTGTAAGATTTTCTGTGCCAAGAAAACGGGAGAAGAGATCCTGCCAGTCTATTTGGCCCGCTTTTATATGGCACTACAGCAGTGCCTAAAGATTACCGAGTCGAAAGAATGCGATGAAACATTGGCGAGTATTTTGCTGCACTCAGCCGATTTATTCCGTTTGGATCTGGATGGCATTAATGTGCTACTACCTGGCTATATAGCTGCATTGGAAATTGTGCTGCCCGACAAGGACTTGAAGCTAAAAACTCAGGCAACTGCATTTAATCGAACTGATCTGCGTCGCTCAGCAATTAACATTCTTCTGTCGATTATGGTGCTTCCCCTTCACTACCACAATTTGCCTATCCGGAATTTGACTTCGGACTCAAATGAAAA GCCGCTGACCTTCATTCAACTTAAAGCGCGCttgatgaatattttaatgaatgcCCTGCAAGTTGAGACGGATGCTCAGAACACTCATATGCTGCTTGGCGGATTGTTGCTCTGTGTCCAGGATGCGGTTACTTTCGAAGAGTGCGAGTTAAGCGGCAATGAGCATTTAAGCGGACAAACTGGTCAAAATCATGAAGATAATTTGCTTAGCTCCG CCTGCTCGGAGCGTTCCGCTTCGTTAGTCAGCGGCACAGTAAGCTTTGGTGGGCAAACCCCAGCAATGAGCTCGCGTGACACGGCCTCAGCTCACGAGTATCCGAGTCTGACTATATCCGATGATATATCGGTGGATTTTACACATGATTTTGAGAGCATTGCATCATATG ATAACGCACACGCTTTGTTTGTACGGGCTACTTATTTGGTTTGCCACCGCCTCATTTCCTCGTGGAAAACGGATTTAAATGTTTCACTAGCGGCTCTGGAGCTGTTGTCCGGATTGGCACGCCTGCACATACGTGAAACAG ATTCTTTAGTCAAAATTGTCGAACCAAGCCAAAATCTAACGATAATCTCCACAGACGCTCTAGAGTGCAAGCGGGCAGTCAAGTGGATATGTGACTATATTTGCTATCAATGCTCTCGACCTCCGCCTGCCCACAGTAAGGATCTGCACAGCACAATCGTTGCAGCGTTTCAATGTACAGCAGCATGGCTGATGCAGCATCCATACTTGCTGCAGGATAAAGATTGCCTGCAAACAGTCCTGGAGGTTGTCGAGCTGGGTATATCTGGTAcgaaaagccaaagcaaaaatgGCGATTTACCCAAATTCAAAGATGAAAAAGAACTCAAGCCTGCTTCAATGAGAGTTCGTGACGCGGCAGAGAATCTGCTTACAATTATTCTGGAGCAGGTCGGCTATTTCCCAAGCGAGTGCGGCCCAGAGTCCATATCTTCACTCTTAAATGAACTGGCCTTAATCAAACATTGCACGCATCCGACTGGAGATGGATCTGTTGGTGTTTGCAACACTGAGCAAGCAATTTCCAagtttaagtattttgttacCGAAAACTCGACTATTTTGGCGCTTCTAGAAGAGCCTTTAGGTAACGATCAGGATCCGCAACCAACAATCACTC TCCTTATAAGGGGTCCATTTGGTCGACATGCCTGGACCATGCAACTGCGCCATCTACCGCGCAGCAAGTCTGGCATCAAGTATCATGCCGTTAATCCAGGTCGACCCATACCCTTGAATGACATAACACAACGTCCCGAGTGTGAGCAAAAAAATTTCCCCGAAGGTGTTGATAAAGTGCAGCCCTGCGTGGCCGACTACTCAATACCAACCATTGAGCAAATACGTGAGCAGTATGGTGCCAGTATAATAGGTGATTTAGAAGCAATGCTTGAAAACCAAAGCATACATGAGAAGCTAGCTTGGGCAGAATCTGACAATAGCATGGACAGTCTGTCACATGCTCAGGAATGCATACCTCCCGCTGTCTGCCACGAGTTCCACGCGGCTCGTCTGTTTCTATCTCACTTTGGTTTCCTTAACTTTGAGATACGTAATCCGCAGAATCCAAATGAATCTTTGGGAGCACCGCCGCAAAGGCCACTGATTGTACTTGACACGACTGCCAGCGCTTTTGCAGCAGACTTAGAGAATCTAGATAAACTCAGCGCTCGCACACACGATACTGTTTATGTATTCTACGTAAAG GCGGGTCAGACAAGTGCGTCTCAAATAATTGGCAATATGGCAGAGGATCAGACATATGACTCCCACTTTGCCAACATGCTCCAAACATTAGGTTGGCCAGTTCAGGTGGCGGATCACTCGGGATGGACTGGCTTCGTACACAATTCATGGTCCCTCAAAAACACAACGGAATCGACAGATCGCAATCAATCAAATGTATCTAACGAATTGTCCTATAATGGTGCGCAACATGTACTTTATTGGGCGGATGTGTCCGCTGAGATAGCTTTTGTAGTACCCAATGCTTGGAATATGCGCTATAATAGTGACATTGATAGCTGTAGCCTGTCGAGCAATATCAGCGACCAGAGCACGGCGAGCAATGTATGGATGCGCGGAGAGGATACTGGGCCGTTAAAGTCGAAGCCAAGAAATCTCAGCTTAGAGCTTGACACTGGCAGTAGAAACAAGGAACCAATACCACCCACTCGACGAAAGGGTACTGTTTCGAAGCCTGTGTTGCTCGCTCAAGCTCCAACAAAGATATTTCTCGTATGGCTGGAGAGCTTTGAGGATTATTTGAATTTCCCTGTTGAAGATCTTCTGGCCTACGCACGCACTGGAGAAGAGCTACATTCGatgcaaatgccaaaagcAGCTGATTGCCATGTGATTTTTGTACATTCTCTGCAGTCTGGTTTGCTGCGAGTAAAACTCTTGGGACCATCTGGACGCATGAGCTTTGCTACACCACTTGTCGACGGCATGGTGCTCAGTCGTCGTATTGTGGGCAATTTGGTTCGTCAAACGGCGCTAAACATATCACGGCGCAGACGTTTAGATAACGATAA TTACCAACCACCACACGTGCGTCGTCGCTTGAAGGTGCAGGACATAGTCCAAAAGTACAAAATGGATCTGACCGAGGCAGAGCTCTTGGCGCATTTGTTCCACCGCTCCATTTAA
- the LOC132799017 gene encoding ral GTPase-activating protein subunit beta isoform X11, whose translation MYSEWASLSTQISANSCGAQCFSVLNKFPASAGREVVISVVKQLGTNLGITQNAEPSHLVKDEEVKWCMDVICFGLSLPLQEHETIKDCVNVYCEWLTALHPQPRISVPKPICEDANLYARQIINHFHNLFVPRQGESSDTIKRQAVLCHRVLRTLQQTAQISQQMDRQTWDTLLLFLLAINEILLAPPTVKDDVGDQLCERVISVLFEVWLLACVRCFPSPSLWKTLQESCAMWRHRVALVDQWNRVNLALTARLLEFSYGPDFTQLKIADEDSQLIPAGMSNDCVAQTWYRFLRMIGNPTALCSPHLISKSSHFVQWALTHEKGAETHQHPCLQMLPQIFLNAIKGISSQVDAFLGVYQPAANQQDNVVTNLLEIRHSLNEATSSTLQQFIHSSSVSNISTQQAGQQQHPHPHHHHHLPHLHLHGAGSFLRDNFVSSSASSALNAIMGHHHQQQPQTQATAVAAAQTQGHLSHGHASPTNVCHGPSTSTVPVGSVSAGGSHSAGVVGCISFTPAEPMLMPLANSTSNSSCVTPTPPLQRRLAKSFSVAPSITQQKGLSKTALISLTRSSANAAAPTTPTSGPPSSSSINSLPSIGTEVRTTLSVARPKCNSILHLFGEWLFEAAHIGGDTWLQNRKRQACEASKRPSSMIMENRKGSISLSQPNSLNDPSSLPPTLTIDKYESGRAEAIGTLCKIFCAKKTGEEILPVYLARFYMALQQCLKITESKECDETLASILLHSADLFRLDLDGINVLLPGYIAALEIVLPDKDLKLKTQATAFNRTDLRRSAINILLSIMVLPLHYHNLPIRNLTSDSNEKPLTFIQLKARLMNILMNALQVETDAQNTHMLLGGLLLCVQDAVTFEECELSGNEHLSGQTGQNHEDNLLSSACSERSASLVSGTVSFGGQTPAMSSRDTASAHEYPSLTISDDISVDFTHDFESIASYDNAHALFVRATYLVCHRLISSWKTDLNVSLAALELLSGLARLHIRETDALECKRAVKWICDYICYQCSRPPPAHSKDLHSTIVAAFQCTAAWLMQHPYLLQDKDCLQTVLEVVELGISGTKSQSKNGDLPKFKDEKELKPASMRVRDAAENLLTIILEQVGYFPSECGPESISSLLNELALIKHCTHPTGDGSVGVCNTEQAISKFKYFVTENSTILALLEEPLGNDQDPQPTITLLIRGPFGRHAWTMQLRHLPRSKSGIKYHAVNPGRPIPLNDITQRPECEQKNFPEGVDKVQPCVADYSIPTIEQIREQYGASIIGDLEAMLENQSIHEKLAWAESDNSMDSLSHAQECIPPAVCHEFHAARLFLSHFGFLNFEIRNPQNPNESLGAPPQRPLIVLDTTASAFAADLENLDKLSARTHDTVYVFYVKAGQTSASQIIGNMAEDQTYDSHFANMLQTLGWPVQVADHSGWTGFVHNSWSLKNTTESTDRNQSNVSNELSYNGAQHVLYWADVSAEIAFVVPNAWNMRYNSDIDSCSLSSNISDQSTASNVWMRGEDTGPLKSKPRNLSLELDTGSRNKEPIPPTRRKGTVSKPVLLAQAPTKIFLVWLESFEDYLNFPVEDLLAYARTGEELHSMQMPKAADCHVIFVHSLQSGLLRVKLLGPSGRMSFATPLVDGMVLSRRIVGNLVRQTALNISRRRRLDNDNYQPPHVRRRLKVQDIVQKYKMDLTEAELLAHLFHRSI comes from the exons ATGTACTCTGAGTGGGCTTCGCTGTCAACCCAGATTAGTGCCAATAGCTGTGGTGCGCAATGCTTTAGTGTTTTAAATAAGTTTCCCGCATCTGCTGGACGGGAAGTGGTTATATCTGTGGTAAAACAATTAGGCACAAATTTGGGAATCACGCAAAATGCAGAACCTAGCCACTTGGTCAAGGATGAAGAG GTCAAATGGTGCATGGATGTCATTTGCTTTGGCCTCTCGTTGCCACTTCAGGAGCATGAAACCATCAAGGATTGCGTCAATGTTTATTGCGAGTGGTTGACGGCTTTGCATCCGCAGCCTCGCATTAGCGTTCCCAAACCCATTTGTGAGGATGCGAATCTCTATGCCAGACAAATCATAAATCATTTCCACAATCTCTTTGTGCCGCGCCAGGGTGAAA GCAGTGACACCATCAAGCGTCAGGCTGTCCTTTGTCATCGCGTGCTGCGAACTCTTCAGCAAACTGCTCAAATATCACAGCAAATGGATCGTCAGACTTGGGACAcactgctgctgttcctgttGGCCATCAATGAGATTCTATTGGCGCCACCAACGGTGAAAGATGATGTTGGCGACCAGTTATGCGAACGAGTGATCTCTGTGCTCTTCGAGGTTTGGTTGTTGGCCTGCGTGCGCTGCTTTCCATCGCCCTCGTTGTGGAAGACCTTGCAGGAGTCATGTGCTATGTGGCGTCACCGCGTTGCTCTGGTGGATCAATGGAACCGTGTCAATTTGGCATTAACGGCACGTTTGCTTGAGTTCAGTTACGGACCCGATTTTACTCAACTCAAGATTG CCGACGAGGATAGTCAGCTTATACCTGCGGGCATGTCAAACGACTGTGTGGCCCAGACTTGGTATCGCTTCCTGCGCATGATCGGCAATCCCACCGCACTATGTTCTCCGCATTTGATTAGCAAGTCCTCGCACTTTGTGCAATGGGCGCTGACTCATGAGAAGGGCGCCGAAACACATCAACATCCGTGCCTGCAAATGCTGCCGCAGATCTTTCTCAATGCTATTAAGGGAATCTCCAGTCAAGTTGATGCATTTTTGG GCGTTTATCAGCCAGCAGCTAATCAGCAGGACAACGTAGTTACGAATCTGCTTGAGATACGGCACTCCCTCAACGAGGCCACCTCGTCCACGCTTCAGCAATTCATACACTCGAGCAGCGTTTCAAATATTAGCACTCAACAAgctggacagcagcagcatccgcatccgcatcatcaccatcatcttccgcatttgcatttacatgGCGCCGGTAGTTTTCTGCGCGACAACTTTGTCAGCAGCTCGGCTAGTTCTGCTTTAAATGCCATCATGGGCcaccatcatcagcagcaaccacaaacccaggcaacagcagtagcagcagcacaaACTCAAGGGCATCTCAGCCATGGCCATGCTTCTCCCACCAACGTTTGCCACGGACCATCAACGTCAACAGTCCCTGTAGGCAGCGTAAGTGCAGGTGGCAGCCACTCAGCTGGCGTGGTAGGCTGCATTTCGTTCACTCCAGCTGAGCCAATGCTAATGCCATTGGCGAACTCGactagcaacagcagctgtgtGACGCCAACGCCGCCTCTTCAGCGTCGCTTAGCCAAAAGTTTCAGCGTAGCTCCGTCTATAACGCAGCAGAAGG GCTTAAGCAAAACTGCGCTTATCAGTCTAACACGCAGTTCGGCGAATGCGGCGGCCCCCACAACGCCAACTTCAGGTCCGCCCTCATCGAGCAGCATCAATT CGTTGCCATCCATTGGAACTGAAGTTCGGACGACGTTGTCTGTGGCTCGTCCAAAGTGCAACAGTATTCTGCATTTATTTGGCGAGTGGTTGTTCGAGGCAGCGCACATAGGCGGCGACACTTGGTTACAGAACCGTAAGA GACAAGCATGTGAAGCCAGCAAGCGACCGTCATCAATGATAATGGAAAATCGCAAGGGCTCAATATCGCTTTCACAACCAAATTCACTGAACGACCCGTCATCATTGCCGCCCACTCTGACCATAGACAAGTATGAATCTGGCCGTGCTGAAGCTATCGGCACTCTGTGTAAGATTTTCTGTGCCAAGAAAACGGGAGAAGAGATCCTGCCAGTCTATTTGGCCCGCTTTTATATGGCACTACAGCAGTGCCTAAAGATTACCGAGTCGAAAGAATGCGATGAAACATTGGCGAGTATTTTGCTGCACTCAGCCGATTTATTCCGTTTGGATCTGGATGGCATTAATGTGCTACTACCTGGCTATATAGCTGCATTGGAAATTGTGCTGCCCGACAAGGACTTGAAGCTAAAAACTCAGGCAACTGCATTTAATCGAACTGATCTGCGTCGCTCAGCAATTAACATTCTTCTGTCGATTATGGTGCTTCCCCTTCACTACCACAATTTGCCTATCCGGAATTTGACTTCGGACTCAAATGAAAA GCCGCTGACCTTCATTCAACTTAAAGCGCGCttgatgaatattttaatgaatgcCCTGCAAGTTGAGACGGATGCTCAGAACACTCATATGCTGCTTGGCGGATTGTTGCTCTGTGTCCAGGATGCGGTTACTTTCGAAGAGTGCGAGTTAAGCGGCAATGAGCATTTAAGCGGACAAACTGGTCAAAATCATGAAGATAATTTGCTTAGCTCCG CCTGCTCGGAGCGTTCCGCTTCGTTAGTCAGCGGCACAGTAAGCTTTGGTGGGCAAACCCCAGCAATGAGCTCGCGTGACACGGCCTCAGCTCACGAGTATCCGAGTCTGACTATATCCGATGATATATCGGTGGATTTTACACATGATTTTGAGAGCATTGCATCATATG ATAACGCACACGCTTTGTTTGTACGGGCTACTTATTTGGTTTGCCACCGCCTCATTTCCTCGTGGAAAACGGATTTAAATGTTTCACTAGCGGCTCTGGAGCTGTTGTCCGGATTGGCACGCCTGCACATACGTGAAACAG ACGCTCTAGAGTGCAAGCGGGCAGTCAAGTGGATATGTGACTATATTTGCTATCAATGCTCTCGACCTCCGCCTGCCCACAGTAAGGATCTGCACAGCACAATCGTTGCAGCGTTTCAATGTACAGCAGCATGGCTGATGCAGCATCCATACTTGCTGCAGGATAAAGATTGCCTGCAAACAGTCCTGGAGGTTGTCGAGCTGGGTATATCTGGTAcgaaaagccaaagcaaaaatgGCGATTTACCCAAATTCAAAGATGAAAAAGAACTCAAGCCTGCTTCAATGAGAGTTCGTGACGCGGCAGAGAATCTGCTTACAATTATTCTGGAGCAGGTCGGCTATTTCCCAAGCGAGTGCGGCCCAGAGTCCATATCTTCACTCTTAAATGAACTGGCCTTAATCAAACATTGCACGCATCCGACTGGAGATGGATCTGTTGGTGTTTGCAACACTGAGCAAGCAATTTCCAagtttaagtattttgttacCGAAAACTCGACTATTTTGGCGCTTCTAGAAGAGCCTTTAGGTAACGATCAGGATCCGCAACCAACAATCACTC TCCTTATAAGGGGTCCATTTGGTCGACATGCCTGGACCATGCAACTGCGCCATCTACCGCGCAGCAAGTCTGGCATCAAGTATCATGCCGTTAATCCAGGTCGACCCATACCCTTGAATGACATAACACAACGTCCCGAGTGTGAGCAAAAAAATTTCCCCGAAGGTGTTGATAAAGTGCAGCCCTGCGTGGCCGACTACTCAATACCAACCATTGAGCAAATACGTGAGCAGTATGGTGCCAGTATAATAGGTGATTTAGAAGCAATGCTTGAAAACCAAAGCATACATGAGAAGCTAGCTTGGGCAGAATCTGACAATAGCATGGACAGTCTGTCACATGCTCAGGAATGCATACCTCCCGCTGTCTGCCACGAGTTCCACGCGGCTCGTCTGTTTCTATCTCACTTTGGTTTCCTTAACTTTGAGATACGTAATCCGCAGAATCCAAATGAATCTTTGGGAGCACCGCCGCAAAGGCCACTGATTGTACTTGACACGACTGCCAGCGCTTTTGCAGCAGACTTAGAGAATCTAGATAAACTCAGCGCTCGCACACACGATACTGTTTATGTATTCTACGTAAAG GCGGGTCAGACAAGTGCGTCTCAAATAATTGGCAATATGGCAGAGGATCAGACATATGACTCCCACTTTGCCAACATGCTCCAAACATTAGGTTGGCCAGTTCAGGTGGCGGATCACTCGGGATGGACTGGCTTCGTACACAATTCATGGTCCCTCAAAAACACAACGGAATCGACAGATCGCAATCAATCAAATGTATCTAACGAATTGTCCTATAATGGTGCGCAACATGTACTTTATTGGGCGGATGTGTCCGCTGAGATAGCTTTTGTAGTACCCAATGCTTGGAATATGCGCTATAATAGTGACATTGATAGCTGTAGCCTGTCGAGCAATATCAGCGACCAGAGCACGGCGAGCAATGTATGGATGCGCGGAGAGGATACTGGGCCGTTAAAGTCGAAGCCAAGAAATCTCAGCTTAGAGCTTGACACTGGCAGTAGAAACAAGGAACCAATACCACCCACTCGACGAAAGGGTACTGTTTCGAAGCCTGTGTTGCTCGCTCAAGCTCCAACAAAGATATTTCTCGTATGGCTGGAGAGCTTTGAGGATTATTTGAATTTCCCTGTTGAAGATCTTCTGGCCTACGCACGCACTGGAGAAGAGCTACATTCGatgcaaatgccaaaagcAGCTGATTGCCATGTGATTTTTGTACATTCTCTGCAGTCTGGTTTGCTGCGAGTAAAACTCTTGGGACCATCTGGACGCATGAGCTTTGCTACACCACTTGTCGACGGCATGGTGCTCAGTCGTCGTATTGTGGGCAATTTGGTTCGTCAAACGGCGCTAAACATATCACGGCGCAGACGTTTAGATAACGATAA TTACCAACCACCACACGTGCGTCGTCGCTTGAAGGTGCAGGACATAGTCCAAAAGTACAAAATGGATCTGACCGAGGCAGAGCTCTTGGCGCATTTGTTCCACCGCTCCATTTAA